In a single window of the Amycolatopsis sp. cg5 genome:
- a CDS encoding zf-HC2 domain-containing protein, whose translation MRIRRPGHRGLAAYSLGVLDAEAAGAFEAHLRRCPACRRELDGLRAVVSALGQAEHLGYLPPGNGPGARTAPARKQNTLRVRCRWLPLLVANLLFCLATMRISAPAPVADGLAVTPRDGERVFPLSITIE comes from the coding sequence ATGAGGATTCGGAGGCCGGGCCATCGTGGATTGGCCGCATACAGCCTCGGCGTGCTGGACGCCGAGGCCGCGGGCGCGTTCGAAGCGCATTTGAGACGTTGCCCGGCCTGCCGCCGCGAACTGGACGGGTTGCGCGCGGTCGTCAGCGCGCTGGGCCAAGCCGAGCATCTGGGCTATCTGCCGCCGGGCAACGGCCCTGGCGCGCGCACCGCGCCCGCACGCAAGCAGAACACCCTGCGCGTGCGGTGCCGCTGGCTCCCACTGCTCGTGGCCAACCTGCTGTTCTGCCTGGCGACGATGCGCATCTCTGCCCCTGCCCCAGTGGCTGACGGTCTGGCCGTCACGCCGCGCGACGGTGAAAGGGTTTTCCCACTTTCAATTACCATCGAGTAG
- a CDS encoding ferredoxin: MQSYLLAAVPSAHDSGIREIATLSGRVAYVTMSLTLVWGVLTATGWIRRVTGHHALRSGHLMLAAFTLASGMLHALTFLFLDDDTLTVLKLLVPFAGGGYARHACAIVGFELCVAIAIAAGVRRGLAYRGWRRLHQSGYAAVGLLMIHSWFGAIANGHLSVVWLGGITVSVPAVMVTVLRFLPTARLVRLGLLQTDPATLAVPAGSEIVLVSVDGHRCHRYGMCQAEAPEVFQLQDDRRLLYLRQPESAQTQQVRAAARACPMRAIQLEGATP, translated from the coding sequence ATGCAGTCGTACCTTCTAGCGGCCGTGCCCTCGGCGCACGACAGCGGAATCCGTGAGATCGCCACGCTTTCGGGCCGGGTGGCGTATGTGACGATGAGCCTCACCCTGGTCTGGGGCGTGTTGACCGCGACCGGCTGGATCCGCCGGGTCACCGGGCATCACGCGCTGCGCAGCGGGCATCTGATGCTCGCCGCCTTCACCCTCGCGAGCGGGATGCTGCACGCGCTGACTTTCCTTTTCCTCGACGACGACACGCTGACCGTCCTGAAACTGCTCGTTCCCTTCGCGGGCGGCGGATACGCGCGGCACGCCTGCGCCATCGTCGGGTTCGAACTGTGCGTCGCCATCGCGATCGCCGCGGGCGTCCGGCGCGGACTCGCGTACCGCGGCTGGCGGCGCCTGCATCAGAGCGGGTACGCGGCCGTCGGCCTGCTGATGATCCATTCGTGGTTCGGGGCGATCGCCAACGGCCATTTGTCGGTGGTGTGGCTCGGCGGGATCACCGTTTCGGTCCCCGCGGTCATGGTGACCGTCCTGCGCTTCCTGCCGACGGCGCGTTTGGTCCGCCTCGGCCTCCTCCAGACGGATCCGGCCACGCTCGCGGTGCCCGCGGGCAGCGAAATCGTCCTGGTCAGCGTCGACGGTCATCGGTGCCACCGATACGGGATGTGCCAGGCCGAAGCCCCCGAGGTCTTCCAGCTGCAGGACGACCGGCGGCTGCTGTACCTGCGGCAGCCCGAATCCGCCCAGACCCAGCAGGTGCGGGCCGCGGCCAGAGCTTGCCCGATGCGTGCCATCCAACTCGAGGGAGCCACACCGTGA
- a CDS encoding BREX system ATP-binding domain-containing protein produces the protein MRTEANSESPYGGPSVPKRPAGAPRFGRDDEFNALAAMYDGVARGRATSAVLVGEFGMGKTALLEALSEYAKRTAFAVVIAKGSGLETHLSGGVTRQLSDGLTRALGGAPLKSPLEERPRTEHDQTAALEGFLHLVRDVAGRGPLLLAVDDIHLADAWSMRCLAYIRYRVTEYPVLIVLTSILGQTLTGEVSLLELAGCSPAIIKLTGLGVEETARLIAAKSMSFTGAAADCREATGGNPFLLNNLLVRLTPGADVHTVGSPAVGEVLRARLRVYPAAAQLVRAVAILGEDAGFDRIAALAGVDERVAMEGVDTLVRLRLLTNTGLPTFTYSFVRHSVLQDIPLATRAVSHARAAELLADAGVPGKRVAAHLLEAHTVSTPWGIDILRNAAWAAVFEGEEELAVRCLKRALTERMSPGKRVATTLQLSHAEYRIDPAAAMSRVREAVGHIDTHRIASHTAMMMILCLCSGADSQLAVSAASLIAARVSSGGPEATWPLQCMIYLAETGNSLTPAPLFSEDWTPGPDAEPELRRTHAALLALEVLRRGESASEAVRHLGDALSGDQGQLFEQPYFFTLVTATLADEPALTDRLCRLLDSTDEPFDYHLRKGSMAALARGIALQSEGKLLRASVYYESLLRLFDERRATSACPIAVLAVAHLAEVYTDLGRPDEAEELLAGIDFDGTKQLFQHNYLLYARGKLRVATGDTQAGLEDLLDCGRRLERHGLTFPAFAAWRPLAVRAALILDRTELAAVLADADTTAADRWDTPRARGSAMAALALTREDEEAERLLLKATELLEASPARLQLATTLAELGAARARRGHTEQATADLRRAVELSTQCGARPLTRRANEELHAVQMTTKDTAHGLTRQEGRIAMMAARGLTNREIAETLHLTRRTVELHLSGAYRKLGITGRAELAAALTA, from the coding sequence GTGCGTACCGAAGCAAATTCCGAGAGCCCCTACGGCGGACCTTCGGTACCGAAGCGTCCAGCCGGCGCCCCGCGTTTCGGGCGCGACGACGAGTTCAACGCGCTGGCCGCCATGTACGACGGCGTCGCCCGCGGCCGAGCCACCAGCGCGGTGCTGGTCGGCGAGTTCGGTATGGGCAAGACAGCGCTGCTCGAAGCGCTCTCGGAGTACGCGAAACGCACGGCCTTCGCGGTCGTGATCGCGAAGGGCTCGGGCCTCGAGACCCACCTCAGCGGCGGCGTCACCAGGCAGTTGTCCGATGGGCTCACGCGCGCGCTCGGCGGCGCGCCGCTCAAATCCCCGCTGGAGGAACGACCGCGCACCGAACACGACCAGACGGCGGCGCTGGAAGGTTTTCTCCATCTGGTTCGCGACGTGGCCGGGCGCGGCCCACTGCTGCTGGCCGTCGACGACATCCATCTCGCCGACGCCTGGTCGATGCGTTGCCTCGCCTACATTCGGTACCGGGTGACCGAATACCCGGTGTTGATCGTGCTGACTTCCATTCTGGGTCAGACATTGACCGGCGAGGTGTCACTTCTGGAACTCGCTGGCTGCTCCCCCGCCATCATCAAGCTTACCGGTCTCGGCGTCGAAGAAACCGCGCGTCTCATCGCCGCGAAATCCATGAGCTTCACAGGAGCGGCAGCCGACTGCCGCGAAGCCACCGGCGGAAATCCTTTTCTTCTCAACAACCTGCTCGTCCGGCTGACGCCTGGCGCCGATGTCCACACGGTCGGCTCCCCCGCGGTCGGCGAGGTCCTGCGAGCCAGGCTTCGGGTGTACCCCGCCGCCGCTCAGCTCGTGCGCGCGGTGGCGATCTTGGGCGAGGACGCCGGTTTCGACCGCATCGCAGCGCTCGCCGGTGTCGACGAGCGCGTCGCGATGGAGGGCGTGGACACGCTCGTCCGCCTGAGACTGCTCACCAATACGGGATTGCCGACCTTCACCTACTCGTTCGTAAGACATTCCGTCCTGCAAGACATTCCGCTGGCGACCCGCGCGGTGAGCCATGCGCGAGCCGCCGAGTTGCTCGCCGACGCCGGCGTCCCCGGCAAGCGCGTGGCCGCACATTTGCTGGAGGCGCACACCGTCAGCACCCCGTGGGGAATCGATATCTTGCGGAACGCGGCGTGGGCGGCCGTGTTCGAAGGCGAAGAAGAGCTCGCCGTCCGCTGCTTGAAGCGCGCGCTCACCGAGCGGATGTCACCCGGCAAACGGGTCGCCACCACATTGCAGCTTTCCCACGCCGAATACCGGATCGACCCGGCCGCGGCGATGTCCCGCGTGCGCGAAGCCGTCGGCCACATCGACACGCATCGCATCGCCAGCCACACCGCGATGATGATGATCCTCTGCTTGTGCAGCGGCGCCGACAGCCAGCTCGCCGTGTCCGCCGCGAGCCTGATCGCGGCCAGGGTGAGTTCGGGCGGCCCGGAAGCCACCTGGCCACTGCAATGCATGATCTATCTGGCCGAGACGGGGAACAGTCTCACTCCCGCCCCCTTGTTCAGCGAGGACTGGACACCCGGCCCCGACGCCGAGCCGGAACTGCGACGAACCCACGCCGCGCTGTTGGCGCTCGAGGTCCTTCGCCGCGGTGAATCCGCGAGCGAGGCGGTCCGTCATCTCGGCGACGCGTTGTCCGGCGACCAAGGCCAGCTCTTCGAGCAGCCGTATTTCTTCACGCTCGTGACGGCCACGCTCGCCGACGAGCCCGCGCTCACCGATCGCCTCTGCCGCCTGCTCGACAGCACCGACGAGCCTTTCGATTATCACCTGCGCAAGGGCTCGATGGCAGCACTCGCCAGGGGTATCGCACTACAGAGTGAAGGCAAGCTCCTCCGGGCGAGCGTCTACTACGAGTCGCTGCTGCGCTTGTTCGACGAACGCCGAGCCACCAGCGCCTGCCCGATCGCAGTCCTCGCGGTAGCCCACCTGGCCGAGGTCTACACCGATCTCGGCAGACCCGACGAGGCCGAGGAACTGCTCGCCGGCATCGATTTCGACGGCACCAAGCAGCTCTTCCAGCACAACTACCTGCTCTACGCGCGCGGCAAGCTCCGCGTCGCCACCGGCGACACCCAGGCCGGGCTCGAAGACCTGCTCGACTGCGGCCGTCGCCTCGAACGCCACGGCCTCACGTTCCCGGCGTTCGCCGCCTGGCGCCCGCTGGCCGTCCGCGCGGCATTGATACTCGACCGCACCGAGCTGGCGGCCGTACTCGCCGACGCCGACACCACCGCGGCGGACCGATGGGACACGCCCCGCGCCCGTGGCAGCGCCATGGCGGCCTTGGCGCTCACCCGCGAGGACGAAGAAGCGGAGCGCCTTCTGCTCAAGGCCACCGAGCTGCTAGAGGCCTCACCCGCACGTCTGCAGCTGGCGACCACACTGGCCGAACTCGGCGCCGCACGGGCGCGGCGCGGGCACACCGAGCAGGCGACAGCGGACCTCCGGCGCGCGGTGGAACTGAGCACCCAATGCGGCGCGCGTCCGCTCACCCGTCGCGCGAACGAAGAGCTCCACGCCGTCCAGATGACGACGAAGGACACGGCGCACGGCCTGACCCGGCAAGAAGGCCGGATCGCCATGATGGCGGCGCGTGGCCTCACCAACCGCGAGATCGCCGAAACCCTGCACCTGACCAGGCGCACGGTCGAGCTGCATCTCTCCGGCGCCTACCGCAAACTCGGCATCACCGGCCGCGCCGAGCTGGCCGCCGCGCTCACGGCCTAA
- a CDS encoding NAD(P)/FAD-dependent oxidoreductase, translating into MTDHTEQIVIVGAGPAGLRAAERLRELGFGGRLMIIGSEPDMPYHRPALSRQLIAGTATPPDVRLAAPGDVDAVWRFNTTAVHLQPRRRVVHLPGAEEVRYDGLVIATGVESRRLPSAPYDHPCVFVVRTLADAMALRHGLAASDGPVAVIGGGFLGCEIASTVRELGREAVIVGQAPTLLGDTLGPEVGRRLTSLHADHGVRLALGTSIRRWLPERRSLGIQLVDGNLLDVSCAVIAVGTVPSVSWLRGAGLPIADGLACGPTCHVVGTDSVVAAGDVAQWPNLRFGNAPQRVEHWLNAVEMGCAAAESLMAGPRAARPFAPVPRFSSEQHGVRIQVAGMPALGTDTVELSPPESGDRSVTGFVRDGRLVGVVCLNSPAAMLSWTAEIAEQNPVSRVERENSRASGQTRHRPAGGGAHRRRTDVVAGG; encoded by the coding sequence GTGACCGACCACACCGAGCAGATCGTCATCGTGGGTGCGGGCCCGGCCGGGCTCCGCGCCGCCGAACGCCTGCGGGAACTGGGTTTCGGCGGCAGGCTGATGATCATCGGCTCCGAGCCCGACATGCCCTATCACCGGCCGGCGCTGTCCAGGCAGCTCATCGCGGGCACCGCGACCCCGCCCGACGTCCGCTTGGCCGCGCCAGGTGACGTCGACGCCGTGTGGCGGTTCAACACCACCGCCGTGCACCTGCAACCCCGGCGTCGCGTCGTGCACCTGCCGGGAGCCGAAGAGGTCCGCTACGACGGGCTCGTCATCGCCACGGGCGTCGAATCCCGCCGGTTGCCCAGCGCGCCGTATGACCATCCGTGCGTTTTCGTGGTCCGGACGCTCGCCGACGCGATGGCGCTTCGGCACGGTTTGGCCGCCAGCGACGGCCCGGTCGCGGTGATCGGCGGCGGGTTCCTCGGCTGTGAGATCGCGTCGACCGTGCGCGAGCTCGGCCGGGAGGCGGTGATCGTCGGCCAGGCGCCGACGTTGCTCGGTGACACGCTCGGCCCCGAGGTCGGCAGACGGCTGACCTCGCTGCACGCCGATCACGGGGTCCGCCTCGCGCTCGGCACCTCGATCCGCCGCTGGCTGCCGGAGCGGCGCAGCCTCGGCATCCAGCTCGTCGACGGCAATCTGCTCGACGTCTCCTGTGCCGTCATCGCCGTCGGGACCGTCCCGTCAGTGTCCTGGCTGCGTGGTGCCGGGCTGCCCATCGCGGACGGCCTGGCCTGCGGCCCCACTTGCCACGTCGTCGGCACCGACAGCGTTGTCGCCGCCGGCGACGTGGCACAGTGGCCCAACCTGCGGTTCGGAAACGCGCCGCAGCGCGTCGAGCACTGGCTCAACGCGGTCGAAATGGGCTGCGCTGCGGCCGAAAGCCTGATGGCGGGGCCCCGCGCGGCACGACCGTTCGCGCCGGTCCCGCGGTTCTCGTCCGAGCAGCACGGTGTCCGGATCCAGGTCGCCGGCATGCCCGCGCTCGGCACCGACACCGTCGAGCTGAGCCCGCCCGAATCCGGCGACCGATCCGTGACCGGTTTCGTGCGCGACGGCCGCCTCGTCGGCGTCGTCTGCCTGAACAGCCCCGCCGCGATGCTCAGCTGGACGGCCGAAATCGCCGAGCAGAACCCCGTTTCCCGCGTCGAAAGGGAGAACAGCCGTGCGTCAGGCCAAACCCGTCATCGCCCTGCTGGCGGCGGTGCTCATCGCCGTCGCACTGATGTGGTGGCGGGGGGATGA
- a CDS encoding DUF4142 domain-containing protein: MELRSADRDLLVAVHRAGVWEGQASVLAQQHGNTVRVREVGAEIVRDYDRLDPMVRSLAGRLGVALPDTATREQQAWTDEIRASEPGQRFDRLYVNRLRAAHGTLFELASQVRAATLDDAVRAFAQTVVETMLRQLNLLESTGMAESGSLVLTAARGGNTLGGADFVLAAVLVVIAGAATFRLIRLLGSPSGK, from the coding sequence ATGGAACTACGGTCGGCTGACCGGGATCTGCTGGTCGCCGTTCATCGCGCGGGTGTGTGGGAAGGCCAGGCGAGCGTCCTGGCCCAGCAGCACGGGAACACGGTCAGGGTGCGGGAAGTCGGCGCGGAGATCGTCCGCGACTACGACCGCCTCGATCCGATGGTGCGGTCACTGGCCGGGCGGCTCGGGGTCGCGCTGCCGGACACCGCGACCCGGGAACAGCAGGCGTGGACGGACGAGATCCGCGCCAGCGAGCCGGGGCAGCGGTTCGACCGTCTTTACGTCAACCGCCTGCGCGCCGCGCACGGCACACTTTTCGAACTCGCGTCCCAGGTGCGGGCCGCGACACTCGACGACGCGGTACGCGCGTTCGCGCAGACCGTGGTCGAAACCATGCTGCGCCAGCTGAACCTGCTCGAAAGCACCGGCATGGCCGAATCCGGTTCGCTCGTGCTGACCGCCGCCCGCGGCGGCAACACCCTCGGCGGCGCCGACTTCGTGCTCGCCGCCGTGCTGGTGGTCATCGCGGGTGCGGCGACGTTCCGCCTGATCCGCCTGCTCGGTTCCCCGAGCGGGAAGTGA